From the genome of Papaver somniferum cultivar HN1 chromosome 2, ASM357369v1, whole genome shotgun sequence, one region includes:
- the LOC113352027 gene encoding basic 7S globulin-like, translating into MAASSITQSSSFFTEHRRLLFFFLFLSLSNAQPSSSSRPHALVLPIYKDPTSLQYVIQINQRTPQLAVKLVVDLGGKFTWVHCNQSYISSKYRPVLCDSPQCSLASKCSKCVVCADTTPRESWCHNQACSIYTTNPITGSTSNGELSSDTVTLQSTNGSITISDVTVRQFAFGCETTTNVLEGLALGAEGMVGLGRSGLSLDSQFSAAFRFPRKFALCLSSGRGVIFFGDGPYMMQPGFDYGPFIGDFVTGIDISTPLSYTPLFTNPISTTGYSAAGEFSTDYFIAVKGIEVDGERVVINEALLSINKKNGIGGAKISTLVPYTTMETSIFKAFTSLYIKKAKEVNMATVPPVAPFNVCFNSSTLIKINPRIGVLVPRIDLVLPNNTSFGFLGPRNTMVRINDEVTCLGFVDGGLKPRTSIVIGGLQLEENLLQFDIPRSRLGFSSTLLFRPTSCSYFKSQF; encoded by the coding sequence ATGGCTGCTTCATCTATAACGCAATCCTCTTCTTTCTTTACTGAACATCGTCGtttactttttttcttcttatttctgtCACTCTCTAATGCTCAACCTTCTTCATCATCTCGACCACATGCACTCGTGCTTCCTATTTACAAAGATCCAACAAGTCTCCAATATGTGATCCAAATTAACCAAAGAACACCTCAACTAGCTGTAAAGCTTGTTGTTGATTTAGGTGGTAAATTCACCTGGGTTCATTGCAATCAAAGCTATATATCATCAAAATACCGACCAGTTCTTTGTGACTCGCCCCAATGCTCACTAGCCAGCAAATGCAGCAAATGTGTAGTGTGTGCCGACACTACACCTCGTGAGTCATGGTGTCATAACCAAGCTTGCAGTATCTACACAACTAACCCGATTACTGGATCAACCAGTAATGGGGAGCTGTCTTCAGACACTGTGACTCTACAATCGACCAACGGGTCAATCACGATCTCAGATGTTACTGTTCGTCAATTCGCATTCGGTTGCGAAACAACTACTAATGTCTTAGAAGGACTTGCTCTGGGTGCGGAAGGTATGGTTGGTCTTGGACGTTCAGGACTTTCCTTGGATTCACAGTTTTCAGCTGCATTTCGATTCCCTCGGAAATTTGCACTGTGTTTATCATCCGGCCGTGGTGTGATATTCTTCGGCGATGGACCTTACATGATGCAACCAGGATTCGACTATGGACCTTTCATTGGGGATTTTGTTACAGGAATCGACATCTCGACACCTCTCTCTTACACACCACTTTTCACTAACCCGATAAGCACGACTGGCTATTCTGCTGCAGGTGAATTTTCCACTGATTATTTTATAGCTGTAAAAGGGATCGAGGTAGATGGCGAAAGAGTCGTGATAAATGAAGCATTGCTATCCATTAACAAGAAAAATGGGATCGGAGGAGCAAAAATCAGCACTCTAGTTCCTTACACTACCATGGAGACATCTATATTCAAGGCCTTTACTAGTCTATATATTAAAAAGGCTAAAGAAGTGAATATGGCCACGGTTCCTCCAGTGGCGCCTTTTAATGTCTGTTTTAATTCATCGACGTTGATAAAGATTAATCCGAGAATAGGAGTTCTTGTGCCGAGAATTGATCTGGTCTTGCCGAACAATACAAGTTTTGGGTTCCTTGGACCGAGAAATACTATGGTACGTATTAATGATGAAGTTACGTGTCTGGGATTTGTTGATGGAGGTTTAAAGCCGAGGACTTCGATTGTTATTGGTGGGCTTCAGTTGGAAGAAAATCTTCTACAGTTCGATATTCCTAGATCAAGATTAGGATTTAGTTCAACACTGTTGTTTAGGCCAACTAGTTGTTCCTACTTCAAATCTCAATTTTAA